A region of Lathamus discolor isolate bLatDis1 chromosome 18, bLatDis1.hap1, whole genome shotgun sequence DNA encodes the following proteins:
- the LOC136023503 gene encoding uncharacterized protein LOC136023503, with protein MAPTNTIAAPKASVVVSNASVVPTRASVVPKTSVVPNSSVVPKALVAAANASVVPKASVAPSISVVPNASVTIPNALVATNASVNSTEAMKLQLTCQSFQCSGERCYQDGAHANETVTCHNETYCELYRFSSTNYTARCSSACGSRMCRTNSSVSTRECALDCCNSSLCLQLNASSYGDLPPATTPLMTTTSRAPPQNGKVCAAFSCHGDGCFRGKKAVARCSVGQDFCEMKKMGLNYMAGCSKACKAAKPVCAAGTKAACYQECCPATLRASCLRLDGKVHVSGAGRVTAAPLLMLMGCGVVLLLTSRGSASLWGCLLPTGQAQAPELGSVAALHRPRMLIPKSHLSSLSSTPNPAPSRDG; from the exons ATGGCGCCCACCAACACCATAGCGGCCCCTAAAGCCTCAGTGGTGGTCTCCAACGCCTCGGTGGTCCCCACCAGGGCCTCGGTGGTTCCCAAAACCTCGGTGGTCCCCAACTCTTCGGTGGTGCCCAAAGCCTTGGTGGCAGCTGCCAACGCCTCAGTGGTCCCCAAAGCCTCAGTGGCCCCCAGCATCTCAGTGGTCCCCAACGCATCGGTGACCATCCCCAACGCCTTGGTGGCCACCAATGCCTCTGTGAACAGTACAGAAGCAATGAAG ctccagctcacCTGCCAGAGCTTCCAGTGCTCCGGGGAGAGGTGTTACCAGGATGGAGCCCACGCCAACGAGACGGTGACCTGCCATAATGAGACTTACTGTGAG ctgtATCGTTTCTCCAGCACAAACTACACAGCCAGgtgcagcagtgcctgtggcTCGCGGATGTGCAGGACCAACAGCAGCGTGAGCACACGGGAGTGTGCCCTGGACTGCTGCAActcctccctctgcctgcagctcaacGCCAGCTCCTATG GTGACCTGCCCCCCGCCACCACGCCACTGATGACCACCACCTCCAGAGCTCCCCCCCAGAAC GGGAAGGTGTGCGCAGCGTTCTCCTGTCACGGGGATGGATGTTTCAGAGGCAAGAAGGCTGTTGCTAGATGCAGTGTTGGGCAGGACTTCTGTGAG ATGAAGAAGATGGGCTTGAATTACATGGCGGGATGCAGCAAAGCCTGCAAGGCTgccaaaccagtctgtgctgctgggacGAAGGCTGCCTGTTACCAGGAGTGCTGCCCAGCCACCCTGAGAGCCAGCTGCCTGCGGCTGGATGGCAAAGTCCACGTCAGCGGTGCTGGGCGGGTGACTGCGGCCCCGCTCTTGATGCTCATGGGGTGTGGGGTGGTTCTTCTCCTCACTTCCAGGGGCTCTGCTTCCCTCTGGGG GTGCCTCCTGCCCACAGGGCAAGCCCAGGCCCCTGAGCTTGGCTCCGTTGCTGCCCTGCACAGGCCCCGGATGCTGATTCCCAAATCCCACCTCTCATCCCTAAGCTCCACTCCAAATCCTGCACCTTCCCGGGATGGGTGA
- the SF3A3 gene encoding splicing factor 3A subunit 3, with the protein METILEQQRRYHEERERLMDVMVKEMLTKKSTLRDQINSDHRTRAMQDRYMEVSGNLRDLYDDKDGLRKEELSAISGPNEFAEFYNRLKQIKEFHRKHPNEICVPMSVEFEELLKARDNPSEEAQNLVEFTDEEGYGRYLDLHDCYLKYINLKSSEKLDYITYLSTFDQLFDIPKERKNAEYKRYLEMLLEYLQDYTDRVKPLLDQNELFGKIQTEFEKKWENGTFPGWPKETSSALTHAGAHLDLSAFSSWEELASLGLDRLKSALLALGLKCGGTLEERAQRLFSTKGKSLEALDPSLFAKNPKTKGSKRDTERNKDLAFLEAQIYEYVEVLGEQRHLTHENVQRKQARTGEEREEEEEEQISESESEDEENEIIYNPKNLPLGWDGKPIPYWLYKLHGLNINYNCEICGNYTYRGPKAFQRHFAEWRHAHGMRCLGIPNTAHFANVTQIEDAVSLWAKLKQQKASERWQPDTEEEYEDSSGNVVNKKTYEDLKRQGLL; encoded by the exons ATGGAGACGATCCTGGAGCAGCAGCGGCGGTACCACGAGGAGCGGGAGCGGCTCATGGACGTCATGGTCAAGGAGATGCTCACCAAGAAGTCCACG CTCCGCGACCAGATCAACTCTGACCACCGGACCCGGGCCATGCAGGAC AGGTACATGGAGGTGAGCGGCAACCTGAGGGACCTCTATGACGACAAGGACGG CTTACGGAAGGAGGAGCTCAGCGCCATTTCGGGGCCCAACGAATTCGCAGAGTTCTACAACAGGCTGAAGCAAATCAAGGAATTCCATCGGAAGCACCCGAATGAG ATCTGTGTTCCAATGTCGGTGGAGtttgaggagctgctgaaggcCAGAGACAACCCCAGTGAAGAGGCTCAGA ATCTGGTGGAGTTCACAGATGAGGAAGGGTACGGACGGTACTTGGATCTGCATGATTGTTATCTCAAGTACATCAACCTGAAATCATCAGAG aaactGGATTATATCACTTACTTATCCACATTTGACCAACTCTTCGATATTcccaaggagagaaaaaacGCTGAATATAAGAG GTACCTTGAGATGCTGCTTGAGTACCTACAGGATTACACGGATCGAGTGAAACCGTTACTGGACCAGAATGAGCTTTTTGGGAAGATTCAGACTGAGTTTGAGAAGAAGTGGGAGAATGGAACATTCCCTGGCTGGCCG AAAGAGACCAGCAGTGCACTCACTCATGCCGGAGCCCACCTGGACCTCTCAGCATTTTCCTCTTGGGAG GAATTGGCCTCTCTGGGACTGGACAGGTTAAAATCAGCTTTACTGGCCCTGGGACTAAAATGTGGTGG TACTCTGGAAGAGCGTGCCCAGAGACTTTTCAGCACTAAAGGCAAATCCCTTGAAGCACTTGATCCTTCCTTGTTTGCCAAGAATCcaaagacaaaaggaagcaaaag AgacactgaaagaaataaagatctCGCATTCCTGGAAGCTCAGATTTATGAGTACGTGGAAGTTCTTGGG GAACAGCGACACCTCACCCACGAGAATGTGCAGCGTAAGCAAGCACGgacaggggaggagagggaggaggaggaggaagagcagatCAGTGAGAGTGAGagtgaagatgaagaaaatgaaatcatttATAATCCTAAAAACCTGCCTCTTGGTTGGGATGGCAAG CCAATCCCATACTGGTTGTACAAATTACATGGTTTAAACATCAACTACAACTGTGAGATTTGCGGTAACTACACCTACCGAGGGCCCAAGGCTTTTCAGCGTCACTTTGCA GAATGGCGACATGCTCACGGAATGAGATGCCTGGGAATTCCCAACACTGCGCATTTTGCCAATGTCACACAGATTGAGGATGCAGTCTCAT TGTGGGCAAAGCTGAAACAACAGAAGGCTTCGGAGAGATGGCAGCctgacacagag GAGGAATACGAGGATTCCAGTGGGAACGTGGTGAATAAAAAGACCTATGAAGACCTGAAACGTCAAGGGCTGCTGTAG
- the FHL3 gene encoding four and a half LIM domains protein 3 isoform X2, with protein sequence MTECFDCDNCKESLYGRKYIQMDNGPYCIPCYDAHFANTCDECKELIGHDCRELYYEDRHYHEHCFRCFRCDRSLADEPFTCQGEELLCNDCYCSEFSSKCIACEKTVMPGSRKLEYNGQTWHEHCFICSSCQQPIGSRSFIPDKKDYYCVPCYESKFAPRCTRCKKTLTKGGVTYRDEPWHKECFVCTGCKTPLAGQQFTSQDDNPYCIKCFGNLYAKKCSACTKPITGFGGGKYVSFEDRHWHHNCFNCARCNTSLVGKGFIPDNDEILCRDCSSDL encoded by the exons ATGACAGAGTGCTTTGACTGCGACAACTGCAAGGAGTCCTTGTATGGGCGCAAGTACATCCAGATGGACAACGGCCCGTACTGCATCCCCTGCTACGATGCCCACTTTGCCAACACCTGTGATGAGTGCAAAGAGCTGATCGGCCACGACTGCAGA GAGCTGTACTATGAGGATCGTCATTACCACGAGCACTGCTTCCGCTGCTTCCGCTGTGACCGTTCCCTGGCTGATGAGCCCTTCACCTGCCAaggagaggagctgctgtgcaatgactgctactgcagcGAGTTCTCCTCCAAATGCATTGCCTGCGAGAAGACAGTCATGCCAG GATCCCGTAAGCTGGAGTACAACGGACAAACCTGGCATGAGCATTGCTTCATatgcagcagctgccagcagcccaTCGGGTCACGCTCCTTCATCCCAGACAAGAAGGATTATTACTGTGTGCCCTGTTACGAGAGCAAGTTTGCTCCTCGCTGCACTCGGTGCAAAAAG aCCCTGACCAAGGGAGGAGTGACTTACCGGGATGAGCCGTGGCACAAGGAGTGTTTCGTCTGCACAGGCTGTAAGACCCCCCTGGCTGGTCAGCAGTTCACCTCCCAGGATGACAACCCCTACTGCATCAAGTGCTTTGGGAACCTCTATGCCAAGAAGTGCAGTGCCTGCACAAAGCCCATCACAG GCTTTGGTGGTGGTAAATACGTCTCCTTTGAGGACCGTCACTGGCACCACAATTGCTTTAACTGTGCCCGCTGCAACACCTCGCTGGTGGGGAAAGGCTTCATCCCTGACAACGATGAGATCCTGTGCCGCGACTGCAGCAGCGACCTATGA
- the FHL3 gene encoding four and a half LIM domains protein 3 isoform X1: MVFASSVSRILRGTSSIAAGEGGPQTGTMTECFDCDNCKESLYGRKYIQMDNGPYCIPCYDAHFANTCDECKELIGHDCRELYYEDRHYHEHCFRCFRCDRSLADEPFTCQGEELLCNDCYCSEFSSKCIACEKTVMPGSRKLEYNGQTWHEHCFICSSCQQPIGSRSFIPDKKDYYCVPCYESKFAPRCTRCKKTLTKGGVTYRDEPWHKECFVCTGCKTPLAGQQFTSQDDNPYCIKCFGNLYAKKCSACTKPITGFGGGKYVSFEDRHWHHNCFNCARCNTSLVGKGFIPDNDEILCRDCSSDL, from the exons ATGGTTTTCGCTTCCTCTGTGTCACGCATCCTGCGAGGGACCTCCAGTATTGCCG CAGGTGAAGGAGGCCCTCAGACTGGCACCATGACAGAGTGCTTTGACTGCGACAACTGCAAGGAGTCCTTGTATGGGCGCAAGTACATCCAGATGGACAACGGCCCGTACTGCATCCCCTGCTACGATGCCCACTTTGCCAACACCTGTGATGAGTGCAAAGAGCTGATCGGCCACGACTGCAGA GAGCTGTACTATGAGGATCGTCATTACCACGAGCACTGCTTCCGCTGCTTCCGCTGTGACCGTTCCCTGGCTGATGAGCCCTTCACCTGCCAaggagaggagctgctgtgcaatgactgctactgcagcGAGTTCTCCTCCAAATGCATTGCCTGCGAGAAGACAGTCATGCCAG GATCCCGTAAGCTGGAGTACAACGGACAAACCTGGCATGAGCATTGCTTCATatgcagcagctgccagcagcccaTCGGGTCACGCTCCTTCATCCCAGACAAGAAGGATTATTACTGTGTGCCCTGTTACGAGAGCAAGTTTGCTCCTCGCTGCACTCGGTGCAAAAAG aCCCTGACCAAGGGAGGAGTGACTTACCGGGATGAGCCGTGGCACAAGGAGTGTTTCGTCTGCACAGGCTGTAAGACCCCCCTGGCTGGTCAGCAGTTCACCTCCCAGGATGACAACCCCTACTGCATCAAGTGCTTTGGGAACCTCTATGCCAAGAAGTGCAGTGCCTGCACAAAGCCCATCACAG GCTTTGGTGGTGGTAAATACGTCTCCTTTGAGGACCGTCACTGGCACCACAATTGCTTTAACTGTGCCCGCTGCAACACCTCGCTGGTGGGGAAAGGCTTCATCCCTGACAACGATGAGATCCTGTGCCGCGACTGCAGCAGCGACCTATGA